One genomic segment of Aquipluma nitroreducens includes these proteins:
- the rplD gene encoding 50S ribosomal protein L4, with amino-acid sequence MEIKVLNTAGQETGRTVTLDEQIFGIEPSDHAIYLDVKQILANKRQGTHSAKERGEVSGSTRKLKKQKGTGTARAGSVKSPVFRGGGRVFGPRPRTYDFKLNKKVKSLARKSALTYKALEESILVIEDFAFETPKTREMVQISNNLKINDKKSLFVLPEENKNIYLSSRNLQAVSVVTASELNTYQILNAKKVVVLESSVSKIEELFKI; translated from the coding sequence ATGGAAATAAAAGTATTAAACACCGCAGGACAAGAGACCGGAAGAACTGTTACATTAGATGAACAAATTTTCGGTATTGAGCCAAGTGACCACGCCATTTATTTGGATGTGAAACAAATTTTGGCTAATAAAAGACAAGGAACCCACAGTGCAAAAGAACGTGGAGAAGTATCCGGAAGTACCCGGAAACTCAAAAAACAAAAAGGTACCGGTACCGCAAGAGCAGGCAGTGTAAAATCTCCTGTATTCCGTGGTGGAGGTCGCGTTTTTGGTCCACGTCCAAGAACTTATGATTTCAAATTAAATAAGAAAGTTAAGTCTCTTGCACGTAAATCAGCATTGACATATAAAGCTCTGGAAGAATCAATTTTGGTAATCGAAGATTTCGCTTTCGAAACTCCGAAAACACGCGAAATGGTGCAAATCAGTAATAATCTGAAAATTAATGATAAAAAGTCACTATTCGTTTTACCGGAAGAAAATAAAAATATATATTTGTCCTCCAGAAATTTACAGGCAGTTTCTGTTGTAACTGCTTCAGAATTAAATACTTACCAGATACTTAACGCTAAAAAAGTTGTAGTTCTGGAAAGTTCTGTAAGTAAAATTGAAGAATT
- the rpsL gene encoding 30S ribosomal protein S12, with protein MPTIQQLVRKGRQSNAEKSKSPALDSCPQRRGVCVRVYTTTPKKPNSAMRKVARVRLTNGKEVNAYIPGEGHNLQEHSIVLVRGGRVKDLPGVRYHLIRGALDTAGVEGRTQRRSKYGTKRPKVKK; from the coding sequence ATGCCAACGATTCAGCAATTAGTTAGAAAAGGTAGACAAAGTAATGCGGAGAAAAGTAAATCTCCGGCATTGGATTCTTGCCCACAGAGAAGAGGAGTATGTGTTCGCGTTTATACCACAACTCCAAAGAAACCAAACTCAGCTATGCGTAAAGTAGCTCGTGTTCGTTTAACAAATGGCAAGGAAGTGAACGCTTACATTCCAGGAGAAGGACACAATCTTCAGGAACACTCTATTGTATTGGTACGCGGTGGTAGGGTTAAAGACCTTCCAGGTGTTCGTTACCATTTAATTCGTGGTGCTCTCGACACAGCAGGTGTTGAAGGTCGTACTCAAAGACGGTCGAAATACGGTACCAAAAGACCAAAAGTGAAAAAATAA
- the rpsG gene encoding 30S ribosomal protein S7, producing the protein MRKSKPKKRIILPDPKFNDTLVTRFVNDLMYDGKKSIAYQIFYDAMDIVSVKVKDSEVSPLDVFKKALEKITPHVEVKSRRVGGATFQVPMEIRPERKTSISVKNMILYSRKRSGRSMAEKLAGEIVAAYNEEGGAFKKKEDTHRMAEANRAFAHFRF; encoded by the coding sequence ATGAGAAAATCGAAACCAAAGAAGAGGATCATTCTGCCCGATCCAAAGTTCAATGACACATTGGTTACCCGTTTCGTAAACGACTTAATGTACGACGGGAAAAAGTCAATCGCTTACCAAATCTTTTATGATGCGATGGACATCGTAAGCGTAAAAGTGAAAGATTCTGAAGTAAGTCCGCTGGACGTATTCAAAAAAGCACTCGAAAAAATTACCCCTCACGTAGAAGTAAAAAGCCGCCGCGTTGGTGGAGCTACTTTCCAGGTTCCTATGGAAATCCGTCCTGAAAGAAAAACTTCTATTTCAGTAAAAAATATGATTTTATATTCCCGCAAACGTTCAGGCCGTTCAATGGCTGAAAAACTTGCTGGTGAAATTGTTGCAGCCTATAACGAAGAAGGTGGAGCTTTCAAGAAGAAAGAAGATACACACCGTATGGCTGAAGCAAATCGCGCGTTTGCACATTTCCGTTTTTAG
- the rplC gene encoding 50S ribosomal protein L3: MAGLIGKKIGMTSVFSVEGKNIPCTVIQAGPCVVTQVKSVATDGYDSIQLGFADKKEKHTNKAELGHFKKAGTEPKKKLIEFKELVGEFKLGDVVTVDSIDEEGWVDVQGVTKGKGFQGVVKRHGFGGVGDSTHGQHNRLRAPGSVGASSYPSRVFPGMRMAGNDGNDNVTIQNLKVLKVIPESNLLVVKGSVPGCKGSTVIIYQ, translated from the coding sequence ATGGCAGGATTAATCGGTAAAAAAATCGGAATGACTTCCGTATTCAGTGTTGAGGGGAAAAACATCCCATGCACTGTGATTCAAGCCGGACCTTGTGTTGTTACACAAGTGAAATCGGTGGCTACTGATGGCTATGATTCAATTCAGTTAGGGTTTGCTGACAAAAAAGAAAAGCATACCAATAAAGCTGAACTGGGTCATTTCAAAAAAGCTGGAACAGAGCCTAAAAAGAAACTTATTGAGTTCAAAGAACTTGTAGGTGAGTTTAAACTTGGTGATGTCGTTACTGTTGATTCAATCGATGAAGAAGGTTGGGTTGATGTTCAGGGTGTAACTAAAGGTAAAGGATTTCAGGGCGTTGTAAAACGTCACGGATTTGGTGGTGTGGGTGATTCTACTCACGGTCAGCACAACCGTTTGAGAGCTCCTGGTTCTGTTGGTGCATCTTCTTATCCATCACGCGTTTTCCCTGGAATGCGCATGGCTGGTAATGATGGCAATGACAATGTTACTATTCAGAACCTTAAAGTTTTGAAAGTGATTCCAGAGTCAAATTTATTGGTTGTTAAAGGATCAGTTCCTGGATGTAAAGGTTCAACCGTAATTATTTATCAGTAA
- the rpsJ gene encoding 30S ribosomal protein S10, which produces MSQKIRIKLKSYDHNLVDKSAEKIVKTVKTTGAVVSGPIPLPTHKRIFTVLRSTFVNKKSREQFELSSYKRLIDIYSSTAKTIDALMKLELPSGVEVEIKV; this is translated from the coding sequence ATGAGTCAAAAGATCAGAATTAAGCTGAAATCGTATGATCACAACTTGGTAGACAAGTCGGCTGAAAAGATCGTAAAAACAGTTAAAACTACAGGTGCAGTTGTAAGTGGACCAATTCCACTTCCAACTCACAAACGTATTTTCACTGTATTACGCTCAACCTTTGTTAACAAAAAATCAAGGGAACAATTCGAGCTGTCATCTTACAAACGTTTGATCGACATTTACAGTTCAACAGCAAAAACAATCGACGCCTTAATGAAGCTTGAATTACCAAGTGGCGTTGAAGTAGAAATTAAAGTTTGA
- the fusA gene encoding elongation factor G: MAKDLNYTRNIGIMAHIDAGKTTTSERILYYTGITHRIGEVHDGAATMDWMEQEQERGITITSAATTTFWKYQDTEHKINIIDTPGHVDFTVEVERSLRVLDGAVALFCAVGGVEAQSETVWRQAEKYGVPRIGFVNKMDRSGADFYNVVAEVREKLGANPVPITLPIGSEETFEGVIDLIEMKAIRWKDDATLGTTYYTEDIPANMVEISNDYRAKLVEAVAEHDDVLLEQFFEDPESITVEQMLTVIRKATISMSIIPMMCGSAFKNKGVQHLLDAVCAFLPSPMDKGEIVGTEYGEEVEIIRHADVNEPLAALAFKIATDPYVGRLCFIRVYSGKITAGDSVFNSRTGKKERISRIYQMHSNKQNPIDVIEAGDICAAVGFKDIRTGDTLSDLDNPVVLESMDFPEPVIGIAIEPKTQKDLDKLNQGLYKLAEEDPTFKVNTDPDSGQTVIRGMGELHLEIIVDRLRREFKVECNQGAPQVAYKECITKSVEIREVFKKQSGGRGKFADIIVRVEPADEGKTGLQFVDAVKGGNIPREYIPSVAKGFESALANGPLAGFTVDSLKVTLLDGSFHAVDSDSLSFEICARQAFKTAAGKAGPRLLEPIMKCEIVTPEEYMGDIIGDLNRRRGQIEGMEEKSGARVIKALVPLSELFGYVTVLRTLSSGRATSSMEFAKYVELPKLLATKVLEDLKGRTDLL, encoded by the coding sequence ATGGCAAAAGATTTAAATTATACCAGAAACATCGGCATCATGGCACACATTGATGCCGGCAAAACGACCACCTCGGAGCGTATCCTGTATTATACAGGTATCACTCACCGAATTGGCGAAGTTCATGATGGTGCTGCCACTATGGACTGGATGGAACAGGAGCAGGAACGTGGTATTACCATTACTTCTGCTGCTACTACAACATTCTGGAAATATCAGGATACAGAGCACAAAATTAACATCATTGATACACCCGGACACGTTGACTTCACTGTTGAAGTAGAACGTTCGTTGCGTGTTTTAGACGGTGCTGTTGCATTGTTTTGTGCGGTAGGTGGAGTTGAGGCTCAATCAGAAACTGTTTGGCGTCAGGCTGAAAAATATGGTGTTCCACGTATCGGATTCGTCAATAAAATGGACCGTTCAGGTGCCGACTTCTATAACGTAGTTGCCGAAGTAAGAGAAAAATTGGGAGCCAATCCGGTTCCAATCACACTCCCTATCGGATCTGAAGAAACCTTTGAAGGCGTGATCGATTTGATTGAGATGAAAGCCATCCGTTGGAAAGATGATGCAACATTAGGAACTACTTATTATACAGAAGATATCCCAGCCAATATGGTTGAGATATCGAATGATTACCGTGCTAAGCTGGTTGAAGCAGTTGCTGAACACGATGACGTATTGCTCGAACAATTCTTCGAAGATCCGGAATCAATCACTGTTGAGCAGATGTTGACAGTTATCCGCAAAGCAACCATTAGTATGTCAATCATCCCAATGATGTGCGGTTCTGCTTTCAAGAATAAAGGTGTTCAGCATTTGTTGGATGCTGTTTGTGCTTTTCTTCCAAGTCCAATGGATAAGGGGGAAATCGTTGGTACTGAATATGGCGAAGAAGTTGAAATCATTCGTCATGCCGATGTTAACGAACCACTTGCTGCGCTTGCGTTTAAAATTGCTACCGACCCTTATGTTGGTCGTTTGTGCTTCATTCGTGTGTATTCAGGAAAAATTACCGCAGGCGACTCGGTTTTCAATTCCAGAACTGGTAAAAAAGAACGTATTTCACGTATTTACCAGATGCACTCAAACAAGCAGAACCCGATTGATGTAATTGAGGCTGGTGATATTTGTGCTGCTGTTGGATTTAAAGATATCCGTACAGGTGATACTTTATCTGATTTGGATAATCCGGTTGTACTTGAAAGTATGGATTTCCCTGAACCAGTTATCGGTATCGCTATTGAGCCTAAAACTCAAAAAGATTTGGATAAACTGAACCAGGGTTTATATAAACTTGCTGAAGAAGATCCAACATTTAAAGTAAATACTGATCCTGATTCAGGACAGACAGTTATCCGTGGTATGGGTGAGCTTCACCTTGAAATCATTGTTGACCGTTTACGTCGTGAATTTAAGGTTGAATGTAACCAGGGTGCTCCTCAGGTTGCCTATAAAGAATGTATCACCAAATCGGTTGAAATTCGCGAAGTATTCAAGAAACAATCGGGTGGTCGTGGTAAATTCGCTGATATTATTGTTCGCGTTGAACCAGCCGATGAAGGCAAAACCGGACTTCAGTTCGTTGATGCTGTAAAAGGTGGTAACATTCCACGCGAATATATCCCTTCAGTTGCAAAAGGTTTCGAATCAGCATTGGCAAACGGTCCATTGGCCGGATTTACTGTTGACAGCCTTAAAGTAACCCTTCTCGACGGTAGTTTCCACGCTGTTGACTCGGATTCTTTATCGTTCGAAATTTGTGCCCGTCAGGCATTCAAAACAGCCGCAGGAAAAGCTGGTCCAAGGTTACTTGAGCCAATCATGAAATGCGAGATTGTAACTCCTGAAGAATATATGGGTGACATCATCGGTGACTTGAATCGTCGTCGTGGTCAAATTGAAGGTATGGAAGAAAAATCGGGTGCCCGTGTTATCAAGGCATTGGTTCCACTTTCAGAATTGTTCGGATATGTGACTGTACTTCGTACATTGTCATCAGGCCGTGCAACTTCATCAATGGAATTTGCAAAATATGTTGAGTTACCAAAATTACTCGCTACTAAGGTTCTTGAAGACCTAAAAGGAAGAACAGACTTATTATAA